Proteins encoded together in one Flavobacteriales bacterium window:
- a CDS encoding SPFH/Band 7/PHB domain protein, protein MSAGTIILILLALFVVFIVAKGLRIVQQSESMVVERLGKYHKTLTAGINVIIPIVDKPREIVFRFTRDLPDGNKFVQFVKKERIDLRETVYDFPRQNVITKDNVMTEINALLYFQVMDPVKAMYEIENLPLAIEKLTQTTLRNVIGELDLDECLTSRDTINMKLRTILDEASNKWGVKVNRVELQDINPPRDIREAMEKQMRAERDRRAQIIDAEGSKRAAVLQAEGIQQSQITTAEGQKQSQILEAEGDAQARIRRAQGEAEAIRLVTESIKGSNADPTNYLIAMKYLETLKEMTSGQNNKVIYMPYEATGVLSSVGGIKDMLDANKALKG, encoded by the coding sequence ATGTCAGCCGGAACCATCATCCTCATCCTGCTCGCCCTCTTCGTGGTGTTCATCGTGGCCAAGGGCCTGCGCATCGTGCAGCAGAGCGAGTCCATGGTCGTGGAGCGCCTCGGCAAGTACCACAAGACGCTCACGGCCGGCATCAACGTCATCATCCCCATCGTCGACAAGCCGCGCGAGATCGTGTTCCGGTTCACCCGCGACCTGCCCGATGGCAACAAGTTCGTCCAGTTCGTCAAGAAGGAACGCATCGACCTGCGCGAGACCGTGTACGACTTCCCGCGGCAGAACGTGATCACCAAGGACAACGTGATGACCGAGATCAACGCGCTGCTCTACTTTCAGGTGATGGACCCCGTGAAGGCCATGTACGAGATCGAGAACCTGCCGCTGGCCATCGAGAAGCTCACGCAGACCACGCTGCGTAACGTGATCGGTGAGCTCGACCTGGACGAGTGCCTCACCAGCCGCGACACCATCAACATGAAGTTGCGCACCATCCTCGATGAGGCCAGCAACAAGTGGGGCGTGAAGGTGAACCGTGTGGAACTGCAGGACATCAACCCGCCGCGCGACATCCGCGAGGCCATGGAGAAGCAGATGCGTGCCGAGCGCGACCGCCGTGCCCAGATCATCGATGCGGAAGGCAGCAAGCGCGCCGCCGTGCTGCAGGCCGAGGGCATCCAGCAGAGCCAGATCACCACGGCCGAAGGCCAGAAACAGAGCCAGATCCTGGAGGCCGAAGGTGATGCCCAGGCGCGCATCCGTCGTGCGCAGGGTGAAGCGGAGGCCATCCGCCTGGTGACGGAGTCCATTAAAGGCAGCAATGCCGACCCCACCAACTACCTCATCGCCATGAAGTACCTGGAAACGCTGAAGGAGATGACCAGCGGCCAGAACAACAAGGTGATCTACATGCCCTACGAGGCCACTGGCGTGCTCAGCAGCGTGGGCGGCATCAAGGACATGCTCGACGCCAACAAGGCGCTGAAGGGCTGA
- a CDS encoding sugar transferase: MALKRTFDILFASTALVLLLPLLVLFALAVTITSPGGAFFRQVRVGRHGRPFRLLKFRSMRPGSEALGQLTIGGRDPRITGVGRFLRSTKLDELPQLWNVLKGDMSVVGPRPEVPRYVALYTAEQQVVLSVRPGITGMASLDYVDENELLARSTDPERTYVEEVMPVKLAMDLRYVRERSFALDLRIIAATLRLIFRDRAA; encoded by the coding sequence ATGGCACTCAAGCGCACTTTTGATATCCTCTTCGCGAGCACGGCGTTGGTGCTCCTGCTGCCCCTGCTGGTGCTCTTCGCCCTGGCGGTGACCATCACCTCACCGGGCGGGGCCTTCTTCCGGCAGGTGCGCGTGGGGCGCCATGGCAGGCCGTTCCGCCTGTTGAAGTTCCGCAGCATGCGACCGGGCAGCGAGGCCCTGGGCCAGCTCACCATCGGCGGGCGCGACCCGCGGATCACCGGGGTGGGGCGGTTCCTGCGGAGCACGAAGCTGGATGAACTGCCCCAGCTCTGGAATGTGCTGAAAGGCGACATGAGCGTGGTGGGGCCGCGACCGGAAGTGCCGCGCTATGTGGCGTTGTACACGGCCGAGCAGCAGGTGGTCCTCAGCGTCCGACCCGGCATCACCGGCATGGCCAGCCTGGACTACGTGGATGAGAACGAACTGCTGGCGCGGTCCACCGATCCGGAACGGACCTACGTGGAAGAGGTGATGCCGGTGAAGCTCGCCATGGACCTGCGGTACGTGCGCGAACGGTCCTTCGCACTGGACCTTCGGATCATCGCCGCCACCCTGCGGTTGATCTTCAGGGATCGAGCCGCCTAG
- a CDS encoding NfeD family protein — translation MDIFFQWHWWAGLGLVLLIAEIFVPGFFLLCLGIGCAGGSMAAALGAGPSLQLVTFSAVALIAFFTIRPLLMKKLWTGETVRTNVDALIGRRARVTQDFEPALRLGRVAIDGDDWRAECTSDRALHVGDLVDIVRVESNTLVVNPAEP, via the coding sequence ATGGACATCTTCTTTCAATGGCATTGGTGGGCGGGTCTCGGGCTCGTCCTGTTGATCGCAGAGATCTTCGTACCCGGGTTCTTCCTGCTCTGCCTCGGGATCGGCTGTGCCGGTGGCAGCATGGCCGCCGCGCTCGGTGCCGGGCCCTCGCTGCAGCTGGTCACCTTCTCCGCCGTGGCCCTCATCGCCTTCTTCACCATCCGCCCCCTGCTGATGAAGAAACTGTGGACCGGCGAGACCGTGCGGACCAACGTGGACGCCCTCATCGGACGGCGTGCCCGTGTCACACAGGATTTCGAACCGGCGCTCCGGCTGGGCCGTGTGGCCATCGACGGCGACGACTGGCGGGCGGAGTGCACCAGCGACCGCGCGCTGCATGTCGGTGACCTCGTCGACATCGTACGCGTGGAGAGCAACACCCTCGTGGTCAACCCCGCCGAACCCTGA
- a CDS encoding O-antigen ligase family protein, with product MRTITGHGDPAVQHAFALLLLLLPLAPSLVPLAVVLLAVAVIRLRWRSPYAPWRLERGDGSLPLMATYYMLHVIGMAWTTNMAFGAFDLEVKAAFLLFPVLAVVVPTRSAVDARPLLTVFVLANAVAALLCLLLAGWAIAAERLHPQAGASAVGLGHLFESRFAHFLHPSYMALYSVFALATWMFTGAGRQAGRWGHVVVVLPLTAAVVLSNSKMGWITLVVVLLHGAWHFRRDRTMRRALVGGMLAGALGFAALFATARPVRLKVLQAFEATQGFDPASDRSSDLRRMTWSVGLDLLRAHPMTGVGTGDIKDELHAESARRGYVHVVDKRLNAHSQFVQSGIALGWPGLGSCAAMLLVPLLAAVRGRRPVAAAFVYLVLLNATVESLLEVQAGVVFLAAFAFLFHLTHAPDPVQSAAHR from the coding sequence ATGCGGACCATCACCGGCCATGGCGACCCTGCGGTACAGCATGCGTTCGCGCTGCTGCTGCTGCTGCTGCCGCTGGCTCCTTCGTTGGTGCCGCTGGCCGTGGTGCTGCTCGCCGTGGCGGTGATCCGCCTGCGGTGGAGATCTCCCTACGCTCCCTGGCGCCTGGAGCGGGGTGACGGTTCGCTGCCGCTGATGGCCACCTACTACATGCTGCACGTTATCGGCATGGCCTGGACCACCAACATGGCGTTCGGGGCATTCGACCTGGAGGTGAAGGCCGCCTTCCTGCTCTTCCCCGTGCTGGCCGTGGTCGTGCCCACGCGTTCGGCGGTGGACGCCCGTCCGCTGCTGACGGTCTTCGTGCTCGCGAACGCCGTGGCGGCCTTGCTGTGCCTGCTCCTCGCAGGCTGGGCCATCGCGGCCGAGCGCCTGCACCCGCAGGCCGGGGCCTCGGCGGTGGGCCTGGGCCACCTCTTCGAATCACGGTTCGCGCACTTCCTGCACCCGAGCTACATGGCGCTCTATTCGGTGTTCGCCCTGGCCACTTGGATGTTCACTGGCGCTGGGAGGCAGGCCGGCCGCTGGGGGCATGTCGTGGTGGTGCTGCCACTGACCGCGGCGGTGGTGCTCAGCAACTCGAAGATGGGCTGGATCACGCTGGTGGTGGTGCTCCTGCACGGCGCCTGGCACTTCCGTCGCGACCGGACGATGCGACGTGCGCTGGTGGGCGGGATGCTGGCCGGGGCCCTGGGCTTCGCCGCCCTGTTCGCCACGGCCCGTCCTGTCCGCCTGAAGGTGCTGCAGGCCTTCGAAGCCACCCAGGGCTTCGACCCCGCATCGGACCGCAGTTCGGACCTGCGCCGCATGACCTGGTCGGTGGGCCTGGACCTGCTGCGCGCGCATCCCATGACCGGTGTGGGAACGGGGGACATCAAGGACGAACTGCATGCCGAGAGCGCCCGCCGGGGATACGTGCATGTGGTCGACAAGCGGCTCAACGCCCATTCGCAGTTCGTGCAGAGCGGCATCGCATTGGGCTGGCCGGGGCTTGGGTCATGTGCCGCGATGCTGCTGGTGCCCCTGCTGGCGGCCGTCCGCGGACGTCGGCCGGTGGCGGCGGCCTTCGTTTACCTTGTGCTGCTGAACGCGACCGTCGAAAGCCTGCTGGAAGTGCAGGCCGGCGTGGTGTTCCTGGCCGCCTTCGCCTTCCTCTTCCACCTCACGCATGCCCCCGATCCCGTTCAGTCCGCCGCGCATCGATGA
- a CDS encoding glycosyltransferase family 2 protein: MNLPPLPPVPRVSVVIPCLNEAGHIGRCLDSLERADRTGMALSVLVCDGGSADGTRKEIAGHAMRSAVVHLVENPDRTTPHAMNRGLSARPFDVAILLGAHATVEPDWLQRNLATLRSDPGAGCAGGIITNTYTDATSRAIGAAMGHPFGVGNAHFRTGTKAGPVDTVAFGAYRREVFEQVGTFHEALVRNQDDEFNHRVTQAGFRILLDPAIRSHYAVRASFGKLYRQYHQYGYWKVFVNRLHSTVTTGRQLVPAAWVAGLVLGPALGLVWTWAAWATIAGVLCYLAAAAWSAWRAAERVVDVPRVLYAFAILHLAYGLGYWKGIVHFVLLGRRPGQRAGRLTR; this comes from the coding sequence ATGAACCTGCCGCCACTGCCGCCGGTACCGCGCGTCAGCGTGGTGATCCCCTGCCTGAACGAAGCGGGCCACATCGGTCGCTGCCTCGATTCCCTGGAGCGCGCGGACCGAACGGGCATGGCCTTGAGCGTGCTGGTGTGCGATGGCGGTAGCGCCGATGGCACCCGGAAGGAGATCGCCGGGCACGCCATGCGCTCCGCGGTGGTGCATCTGGTGGAGAACCCGGACCGCACCACCCCGCACGCGATGAACCGCGGCCTGTCCGCCAGACCCTTCGACGTGGCCATCCTTCTGGGCGCGCACGCCACGGTGGAACCGGACTGGCTGCAGCGCAACCTGGCCACGCTGCGCAGCGATCCGGGTGCGGGCTGCGCGGGGGGCATCATCACGAACACGTACACCGACGCCACTTCGCGCGCCATCGGAGCCGCCATGGGCCATCCGTTCGGCGTGGGCAACGCCCACTTCCGCACCGGCACCAAGGCGGGCCCGGTGGACACCGTGGCCTTCGGGGCCTACCGGCGCGAGGTCTTCGAGCAGGTCGGCACCTTCCACGAAGCGCTGGTGCGCAACCAGGACGACGAGTTCAACCACCGTGTCACCCAGGCCGGCTTCCGCATCCTGCTCGACCCCGCCATCCGCTCACATTACGCGGTACGCGCCTCCTTCGGCAAGCTCTACCGGCAATACCACCAGTATGGCTACTGGAAGGTCTTCGTGAACCGCCTGCACAGCACGGTGACCACCGGAAGGCAGTTGGTCCCTGCCGCATGGGTGGCCGGTCTGGTGCTCGGACCCGCGCTTGGCCTGGTGTGGACATGGGCGGCCTGGGCCACGATCGCCGGCGTGCTGTGCTACCTCGCCGCCGCGGCATGGAGCGCCTGGCGTGCCGCGGAGCGCGTGGTGGATGTGCCGCGCGTCCTGTACGCCTTCGCGATCCTTCACCTCGCCTATGGCCTGGGCTATTGGAAGGGCATCGTGCACTTCGTGCTGCTGGGACGCCGGCCCGGCCAACGCGCCGGACGGCTCACGCGGTAG
- a CDS encoding glycosyltransferase family 2 protein codes for MLKGKTVAVVVPCYNEESQIGFVVDTMPDFVDRIVVVNDCSPDRTAEVVKELIARDRAKGEGKRIPPYKVERTRWNEAELVLQEESEREMAHYVPSEVVNDHPETDRIILINNLKNGGVGAGIARGYKWCQDHAIACTAVMAGDGQMDPHELESICLPVIDEGIDYVKGNRLIHRSAWLVIPRVRFFGNSILSILTKLASGYWRVSDTQTGYTAIGLRAMQAIKLHRIYRSYGMPNDMLVKLNIAQCTLREVEIKPVYRVGEQSKMKVMKVIPRVSRLLIKSFFIRLWRKYLFKDFHPLFVFYNYAFAAGLVALPYLWKIGKAFITGATVNTEPLIAFLFLATSSFQALIFAMWMDMQDNERLYR; via the coding sequence ATGCTCAAAGGCAAGACCGTCGCCGTCGTCGTTCCCTGCTACAACGAAGAGAGCCAGATCGGCTTTGTCGTCGACACGATGCCCGACTTCGTGGACCGCATCGTGGTGGTGAACGACTGCAGCCCGGACCGCACGGCCGAAGTGGTGAAGGAACTCATCGCCCGCGACCGTGCGAAAGGCGAGGGGAAGCGCATCCCGCCCTACAAGGTGGAGCGCACCCGCTGGAACGAGGCCGAGCTGGTGCTGCAGGAGGAGAGCGAGCGCGAGATGGCGCACTACGTGCCCAGCGAGGTGGTGAACGACCACCCGGAGACGGACCGCATCATCCTGATCAACAACCTGAAGAACGGCGGGGTGGGGGCCGGCATCGCCCGCGGCTATAAATGGTGCCAGGACCACGCCATCGCCTGCACGGCCGTGATGGCCGGTGACGGTCAGATGGACCCCCACGAGCTGGAGAGCATCTGCCTGCCGGTGATCGACGAAGGCATCGACTACGTGAAGGGCAACCGGCTGATCCACCGCAGCGCCTGGCTGGTGATCCCCCGCGTTCGCTTCTTCGGCAACAGTATCCTCAGCATCCTCACCAAGCTGGCCAGCGGCTACTGGCGCGTGAGCGACACGCAGACCGGCTACACGGCCATCGGACTGCGCGCCATGCAGGCCATCAAGCTGCACAGGATCTACCGCAGCTACGGCATGCCCAACGACATGCTGGTGAAGCTCAACATCGCCCAGTGCACCCTGCGCGAAGTGGAGATCAAGCCGGTGTACCGCGTGGGCGAGCAGAGCAAGATGAAGGTGATGAAGGTGATCCCCCGGGTGAGCCGCCTGCTGATCAAGAGCTTCTTCATCCGCCTGTGGCGCAAGTACCTGTTCAAGGACTTCCACCCGCTCTTCGTCTTCTACAACTACGCCTTCGCGGCGGGGCTGGTGGCGCTGCCCTACCTGTGGAAGATCGGCAAGGCCTTCATCACGGGTGCCACGGTGAACACCGAGCCCCTGATCGCCTTCCTGTTCCTGGCCACGAGCAGCTTCCAGGCGCTGATCTTCGCCATGTGGATGGACATGCAGGACAACGAACGCCTGTACCGCTAG
- a CDS encoding oligosaccharide flippase family protein: MRPVRGKFSTDLIWNAGAFGLSALIGVLLNVLILRTHGASALGIYNQAYALYILLSQLAVGGVHLAVQAFVPRDLLAERRPDVQLTVALALSTVTAVAVMALAWLMRDLPGRWSDSNGVGDAFPLVIPGLLFFSWNKVLLSYHNGARRMRLFAVFQLLRFVLMLVALAVLVAMKRPAHELAALLTLAEAGLLMVLLPATLPHWRPQRVTGARQVAREQFRFGNRALAGNFLLDVNTRVDVFLLGFFLDDRAVGLYSMGATVAEGVMYLPVLFRNNINPVITRAWHQGGAVLLGKVVRRNRRSFFRLLAPLIALTIPLFPAGMWVLGMREEPRTVWAVYAILVAGVALTAGHQPFLMLFSQVGRPGTQTFFIAGIFAANVVLNLALIPVIGLLGSALATALSNGALVLLLNHLARTRLQLRP, from the coding sequence ATGCGGCCTGTGCGGGGCAAGTTCTCCACCGACCTGATCTGGAACGCCGGCGCCTTCGGGCTCAGCGCGCTCATCGGCGTGCTGCTCAATGTGCTGATCCTGCGCACCCACGGTGCTTCCGCACTGGGCATCTACAACCAGGCCTACGCCCTGTACATCCTGCTGAGCCAGCTCGCCGTGGGCGGCGTGCACCTCGCCGTGCAGGCCTTCGTACCGCGCGACCTCCTGGCTGAACGCCGTCCGGACGTGCAGCTCACCGTGGCGCTCGCCCTGAGCACCGTGACGGCGGTGGCGGTGATGGCGCTTGCGTGGCTCATGCGCGATCTGCCCGGGCGCTGGTCGGACAGCAACGGGGTGGGGGATGCCTTTCCGCTGGTGATCCCGGGCCTGCTCTTCTTCTCCTGGAACAAGGTGCTCCTGAGCTACCACAACGGCGCCCGGCGCATGCGGTTGTTCGCCGTGTTCCAGCTGCTGCGCTTCGTGCTGATGCTGGTGGCCCTGGCTGTGCTCGTGGCCATGAAGCGTCCCGCGCACGAACTGGCCGCGCTGCTCACCCTGGCGGAGGCCGGACTGCTGATGGTGCTGCTTCCTGCAACGCTTCCGCACTGGCGCCCACAGCGCGTGACCGGGGCCCGGCAAGTGGCGCGCGAGCAGTTCCGCTTCGGCAACCGGGCGCTGGCCGGCAACTTCCTGCTGGACGTCAACACGCGGGTGGATGTGTTCCTGCTCGGCTTCTTCCTGGACGACCGTGCGGTGGGCCTGTACAGCATGGGCGCCACCGTGGCCGAAGGCGTGATGTACCTGCCCGTGCTCTTCCGCAACAACATCAACCCGGTGATCACGCGCGCCTGGCACCAGGGCGGTGCGGTGCTCCTGGGGAAGGTGGTGCGCCGCAACCGCCGCAGCTTCTTCAGGCTGCTGGCACCCCTCATCGCGCTCACCATCCCTTTGTTCCCGGCCGGCATGTGGGTGCTGGGCATGCGCGAGGAACCGCGCACCGTGTGGGCCGTGTACGCCATTCTGGTGGCCGGCGTGGCCTTGACGGCAGGCCATCAGCCCTTTCTCATGCTCTTCAGCCAGGTGGGGCGGCCCGGCACCCAGACGTTCTTCATCGCCGGCATCTTCGCGGCCAACGTGGTGCTGAACCTCGCGTTGATCCCGGTGATAGGGCTGTTGGGCTCGGCCCTGGCCACCGCACTGAGCAACGGCGCGCTGGTGTTGCTGCTGAACCACCTGGCCCGGACCCGGCTGCAGCTCCGCCCATGA
- a CDS encoding DegT/DnrJ/EryC1/StrS family aminotransferase — translation MPPIPFSPPRIDDRTVTAVEEALRSGWITTGPRTKEFERRLAVYCGVERVIALNSWTNACELVLRWYGIGPGDEVIVPAYTYCATANIVMHVGAKPVLVDVLDDFTIDPDAVRRALTPRTKCIIPVDIGGLPARVPELMRLAEECSPLFTPAVNLRVAGSNPQMRLGRVLVLADAAHSFGARIDGRPVGAQADITGFSFHAVKNLSTAEGGALAFNLPAPFDAMELYRHFNTMSLHGQSKDALAKTQPGAWRYDVAFPGWKCNMTDLQAAIGLVELERYDGDTQPRRAAICDRYDSAFAEDDRFITPTFRDERRTSSHHLYMLRVRRATEAQRDAIITAIARRDVSVNVHFIPLPLLSLYKGLGYRMSDHPRSFELYSREISLPVYYDLTDGQVDTVVAAVKDAVAEVLG, via the coding sequence ATGCCCCCGATCCCGTTCAGTCCGCCGCGCATCGATGACCGCACCGTGACCGCCGTGGAGGAGGCCCTCCGCAGCGGATGGATCACGACCGGCCCGCGCACCAAGGAGTTCGAGCGCAGGCTGGCCGTGTACTGCGGCGTGGAGCGCGTCATCGCGCTCAATAGCTGGACCAACGCGTGCGAACTGGTGCTGCGGTGGTACGGCATCGGCCCGGGGGACGAGGTGATCGTGCCCGCCTACACCTACTGCGCCACGGCCAACATCGTGATGCACGTGGGGGCCAAGCCGGTGCTGGTGGATGTGCTGGACGACTTCACGATCGATCCCGACGCCGTGCGCCGGGCCCTGACGCCACGCACCAAGTGCATCATCCCGGTGGACATCGGCGGCCTTCCCGCCCGCGTGCCGGAGCTGATGCGCCTGGCCGAGGAGTGCTCCCCCCTGTTCACCCCGGCGGTGAATCTGCGCGTGGCGGGCTCCAACCCGCAGATGCGCCTCGGTCGTGTGCTGGTGCTCGCCGATGCCGCGCACTCGTTCGGGGCCCGCATCGATGGCCGACCGGTCGGCGCCCAGGCCGACATCACCGGCTTCAGCTTCCATGCGGTGAAGAACCTCAGCACGGCCGAGGGCGGGGCGCTCGCGTTCAACCTGCCCGCGCCCTTCGACGCCATGGAGCTGTACCGCCACTTCAACACCATGAGCCTCCACGGCCAGAGCAAGGACGCACTGGCCAAGACACAGCCCGGCGCGTGGCGCTACGACGTGGCCTTCCCCGGCTGGAAGTGCAACATGACCGACCTGCAGGCGGCGATCGGGCTCGTGGAGCTGGAGCGGTACGACGGCGACACGCAGCCCCGCCGCGCGGCCATCTGCGACCGCTACGACAGCGCCTTCGCCGAGGATGACCGATTCATCACGCCGACGTTCCGGGACGAACGGCGGACCAGCAGCCACCACCTGTACATGCTCCGTGTGCGCCGGGCCACGGAGGCACAGCGCGATGCCATCATCACGGCCATCGCCCGGCGCGATGTGAGCGTGAACGTCCACTTCATCCCGCTTCCCTTGCTCAGCCTCTACAAGGGCCTGGGCTACCGGATGAGCGACCACCCGCGCAGCTTCGAGCTCTACAGCCGGGAGATCAGCCTGCCCGTCTACTACGACCTCACCGACGGCCAGGTGGACACCGTGGTAGCCGCAGTGAAGGACGCGGTGGCGGAAGTGCTCGGTTGA
- a CDS encoding nucleoside phosphorylase, with translation MRASRLIPPGHPLADSELVLGPDGSVYHLGLRPEHVGDLVLVAGDPGRIATISALFERIEHRAQNREFVSHTGVYHGTRITALATGIGTDNIDIVLNELDALVNVDLERRTPLATHRSLRIVRLGTCGSLQPDIPVDARIVSTHGLGLDNVLHYYAHEHEAEEEGLLNAFLSHVPWPPTLPRPYLATGDAGLVRLMAEGNHAGITATAGGFYGPQGRQVRLGTAVEQLNERFTAFRHQGLRIANYEMETSALYGLGALLGHRTCTVCTVVANRFRREFSRDHHAAVRAMVGEVLERSTA, from the coding sequence ATGCGCGCCTCCCGCCTCATCCCTCCGGGGCATCCGCTGGCTGACAGCGAGCTGGTGCTCGGTCCCGATGGTTCGGTGTACCACCTTGGCCTTCGTCCCGAGCATGTGGGCGACCTTGTGCTCGTGGCCGGTGATCCCGGGCGCATCGCCACCATCAGCGCCCTGTTCGAGCGCATCGAGCACCGTGCCCAGAACCGTGAGTTCGTCTCCCACACGGGCGTCTACCATGGCACGCGCATCACCGCGCTGGCCACCGGCATCGGCACGGACAACATCGACATCGTGCTCAACGAGCTGGACGCCCTGGTGAACGTGGACCTGGAGCGGCGCACTCCGCTCGCGACGCACCGCAGCCTGCGCATCGTGCGGCTCGGCACGTGCGGATCGTTGCAGCCCGACATCCCCGTCGACGCACGCATCGTGAGCACGCACGGCCTCGGGCTCGACAACGTGCTGCATTACTATGCCCATGAGCACGAAGCCGAGGAGGAAGGCCTCCTCAACGCCTTCCTGTCCCATGTGCCCTGGCCCCCCACCCTGCCCCGCCCCTACCTGGCCACTGGCGATGCCGGGCTGGTGCGCCTGATGGCCGAAGGCAATCACGCGGGCATCACCGCCACGGCGGGCGGCTTCTACGGTCCGCAAGGGCGGCAGGTCCGGCTGGGCACCGCGGTGGAGCAGCTCAACGAGCGCTTCACCGCCTTCCGCCATCAAGGCCTTCGCATCGCCAACTACGAGATGGAGACCAGTGCGCTCTACGGCCTGGGCGCCCTGCTCGGGCACCGCACCTGCACGGTGTGCACCGTGGTGGCCAATCGCTTCCGCCGCGAGTTCAGCCGCGACCACCACGCCGCCGTGCGCGCCATGGTGGGCGAAGTGCTGGAGCGATCAACAGCGTAG
- a CDS encoding DEAD/DEAH box helicase, with protein MERTTFNDLGLIEPILKSLQEEGYTHPTPIQAQAIPHLVKGRDLLGCAQTGTGKTAAFAIPILQELHERGIGTQSGKRPIKVLILTPTRELAIQIGESFAAYGRHLKQRHTVIFGGVGQKPQTDALQRGVDTVIATPGRLLDLMGQGYVHLNDLDIFVLDEADRMLDMGFIHDVKKVIAKLPQKRQTLFFSATMPPEIAKLAHSILTEPVKVEVAPVSSTADTIDQSMYFVDRTDKNKLLLHLLEGPAIREALIFTRTKHGANKVAKVLTQAGFAAEAIHGNKSQTARQNALKNFKEGKLRALVATDIAARGIDIDGLTHVINFDIPNIPETYVHRIGRTGRAGASGKALSFCDHEEKAFLRDIIRLIRRDIPVVAEHPYLMVGGPKKAEPEVREPRQPRGPGRGQRQPREGQRSDRPQGQQRREGRPQQGDRKPQQQRNDRQPRRDDRPRQEGQRRNEGRPQQQGQRGPRPQQQGQRSDRPQQPRQRDQRPGERREQPMKPDYDKLTRELFAEEERRENGSRPQQEEKKAASCAGSSAERTAWTWKSRAQARLFRSQVRGQAAAGREACALSSACNWRLVLLLPSWLHPGGPKMYMSLAFSVGARFTSFQISWNSNRLWVIGL; from the coding sequence ATGGAACGGACCACGTTCAACGACCTCGGGCTCATCGAGCCCATCCTCAAGTCCCTTCAGGAGGAAGGCTACACCCACCCCACCCCCATCCAGGCGCAGGCCATCCCTCACCTGGTGAAGGGACGCGACCTGCTGGGCTGCGCGCAGACCGGCACCGGCAAGACGGCCGCCTTCGCCATCCCCATCCTGCAGGAACTTCACGAGCGCGGCATCGGTACGCAGAGCGGCAAGCGTCCCATCAAGGTGCTCATCCTCACCCCCACGCGTGAACTGGCCATCCAGATCGGCGAGAGCTTCGCCGCCTACGGCCGCCACCTGAAGCAACGCCACACGGTGATCTTCGGCGGTGTGGGCCAGAAACCCCAGACCGACGCGCTGCAACGCGGGGTTGACACCGTGATCGCCACCCCCGGCCGCCTGCTCGACCTCATGGGGCAGGGCTACGTGCACCTCAACGACCTCGACATCTTCGTCCTGGACGAGGCCGACCGCATGCTGGACATGGGCTTCATCCACGACGTGAAGAAGGTGATCGCCAAGCTGCCGCAGAAGCGCCAGACCCTCTTCTTCAGCGCCACCATGCCGCCCGAGATCGCCAAGCTGGCCCACAGCATCCTCACCGAGCCGGTGAAGGTGGAGGTGGCCCCGGTGAGCAGCACGGCGGATACCATCGACCAGAGCATGTACTTCGTGGACCGCACGGACAAGAACAAGCTGCTCCTGCACCTGCTGGAAGGTCCGGCCATCCGCGAGGCGCTGATCTTCACGCGCACCAAGCACGGGGCCAACAAGGTGGCCAAGGTGCTCACCCAGGCCGGTTTCGCCGCGGAAGCCATCCACGGGAACAAGAGCCAGACCGCCCGCCAGAACGCGCTGAAGAACTTCAAGGAAGGCAAGCTCCGCGCACTTGTGGCCACCGACATCGCTGCACGCGGCATCGACATCGACGGGCTCACGCACGTCATCAACTTCGACATCCCGAACATTCCTGAGACCTACGTGCACCGCATCGGTCGCACTGGCCGGGCCGGGGCTTCGGGCAAGGCGCTCAGCTTCTGCGACCACGAGGAGAAGGCCTTCCTGCGCGACATCATCCGGCTGATCCGGCGGGACATCCCGGTCGTCGCCGAGCACCCCTACCTGATGGTGGGTGGACCGAAGAAGGCCGAACCCGAGGTGCGCGAGCCGCGCCAACCGCGCGGTCCCGGTCGTGGCCAGCGTCAGCCCCGCGAGGGCCAGCGCAGCGACCGTCCGCAGGGCCAGCAACGCCGTGAGGGTCGTCCGCAGCAGGGCGACCGCAAGCCCCAGCAGCAACGCAACGACCGCCAGCCGCGTCGCGACGACCGTCCGCGCCAGGAAGGCCAGCGCCGCAACGAGGGACGTCCGCAGCAGCAGGGCCAGCGCGGTCCCCGGCCCCAGCAGCAGGGCCAACGCAGCGACCGCCCGCAGCAGCCCCGCCAACGCGACCAGCGCCCTGGTGAACGCCGCGAGCAGCCCATGAAGCCCGACTACGACAAGCTCACCCGCGAGCTCTTCGCCGAGGAGGAGCGCCGCGAGAACGGCTCCCGGCCCCAGCAGGAGGAGAAAAAGGCGGCATCCTGCGCTGGTTCAAGCGCTGAGCGGACCGCATGGACATGGAAAAGCCGGGCACAGGCCCGGCTTTTTCGTTCGCAGGTGCGCGGTCAGGCGGCTGCCGGTCGGGAGGCTTGCGCCTTGAGCTCAGCCTGCAATTGGCGGCTGGTCTTGCTGCTGCCATCGTGGCTCCATCCCGGCGGACCGAAGATGTACATGAGCTTGGCCTTCAGCGTCGGCGCCCGTTTCACGTCCTTCCAGATCTCCTGGAACTCGAACAGGTTGTGGGTGATCGGGCTGTAG